Proteins encoded within one genomic window of Pedobacter africanus:
- a CDS encoding acyl-CoA desaturase, producing the protein MIILAFFLLHWFLSLFSQTFFLHRYASHKMFKMNTFWEKFFYILTFLSQGSSFLNPRAYAILHRMHHAFSDTEKDPHSPHFVKDVWGMMIQTKNIYLNYSKYNLEPEEQFRDKYPSWPLIDKIGDSWYTRIVFISFYVWFYVTFATAWWMFLLLPIHFLMGPIHGAIVNWCGHKYGYSNHDNNDHSKNSLPFDFLMLGELFQNNHHKKPNNPNFATRWFEFDPTYPLMKLMHWMRIITIRKTN; encoded by the coding sequence ATGATCATACTAGCCTTTTTTCTTTTACACTGGTTCCTTTCCCTGTTTTCACAAACTTTCTTCCTGCACCGTTATGCTTCGCATAAGATGTTTAAAATGAATACGTTCTGGGAGAAATTTTTTTACATTTTAACTTTTTTGTCGCAGGGTTCGTCTTTTTTGAACCCACGTGCATATGCTATTTTGCACCGCATGCACCATGCTTTCAGCGACACGGAAAAAGATCCGCACTCGCCCCATTTTGTAAAAGATGTATGGGGCATGATGATACAGACAAAGAATATATATTTGAACTACTCAAAGTATAATCTTGAGCCTGAAGAGCAGTTCAGGGATAAATATCCTTCCTGGCCTTTGATCGATAAGATTGGGGATTCCTGGTATACAAGGATCGTCTTTATCAGTTTTTATGTATGGTTCTATGTTACCTTTGCCACCGCATGGTGGATGTTTCTGCTGTTGCCCATCCATTTTTTAATGGGGCCTATACATGGCGCCATTGTGAACTGGTGCGGTCATAAATACGGTTATTCCAATCATGACAACAACGATCACAGCAAAAATTCACTGCCATTTGATTTTCTGATGTTGGGAGAACTGTTTCAGAACAATCACCATAAAAAACCAAATAACCCAAATTTTGCTACCCGCTGGTTTGAATTTGATCCGACCTATCCTTTAATGAAGCTGATGCACTGGATGCGGATCATTACGATCAGGAAAACGAATTAG
- a CDS encoding cupin domain-containing protein gives MSDQKKEIFDSVAQRLKIEGFNVVNRDETRPWGGFFVIDENQAQQFANVYFDKLNIDDLKISGKLSPKILIVAPNTRLSWQYHHRRAEIWRVVNGTVGVSRSDNDEQGPVEQFSPGQTIKLKQGERHRLIGLDDWGIVSEIWQHTDLENPSDESDIVRVQDDFGR, from the coding sequence ATGTCAGATCAAAAAAAAGAAATATTCGATAGTGTAGCACAGCGTTTAAAAATTGAAGGTTTTAATGTTGTTAACCGTGATGAGACCCGCCCATGGGGAGGTTTTTTTGTAATAGATGAAAATCAGGCACAGCAGTTTGCAAATGTATATTTTGATAAACTGAACATAGATGACCTGAAGATTTCGGGTAAACTGAGCCCTAAAATTTTAATTGTTGCACCAAATACCAGGCTTTCATGGCAATATCACCACCGTCGTGCAGAAATCTGGAGAGTGGTAAACGGAACGGTTGGGGTAAGCAGAAGCGACAATGATGAGCAGGGACCTGTAGAGCAGTTTTCGCCAGGGCAAACCATCAAATTGAAGCAAGGGGAACGCCACCGCCTGATCGGTCTTGACGATTGGGGCATTGTTTCGGAAATATGGCAGCATACCGACCTGGAGAACCCATCAGATGAGAGCGATATTGTTAGGGTTCAGGACGATTTCGGAAGATAA
- a CDS encoding DUF6268 family outer membrane beta-barrel protein — MKTLNYYLLLAGLGFGITTRAQTGFSGHLKTEYVPFSNYVRPADSVKTGSTSDFKRIQLGFNLPLSFKVDTTGRPKMWTITTEGSYAKMTNRNYEETLFPTKMLNAQIGLVNMRPLGKTWSILTMASVGIFTDTEEINKDDILAQGGILFIKHFNPRTAFGFGPVVTNTFGVPMVLPGIYFNWVTRGKYQLRVNFPEGITFGMQMTPSVRLNTVVELSGMTAERNIDNRSFLLGYQQIIAGLRPEVKLGRSLSLQLTGGTTLARSFSTTSRKLKDFFKFKDEADPRFTTTFYGSVGLKWDFSKK; from the coding sequence ATGAAGACTTTAAATTATTATCTGCTCCTGGCGGGGTTAGGATTCGGCATCACAACAAGGGCGCAAACAGGTTTTTCGGGTCATCTTAAAACGGAATACGTACCTTTTTCCAACTACGTAAGACCAGCAGACAGCGTTAAAACAGGATCTACCAGCGATTTCAAACGCATACAACTCGGTTTTAACCTTCCCCTTTCCTTTAAAGTGGATACAACAGGCAGACCAAAAATGTGGACCATAACCACCGAAGGTTCCTATGCAAAAATGACCAATCGAAATTATGAGGAAACACTATTTCCAACAAAAATGCTGAACGCCCAAATTGGACTGGTAAACATGCGTCCATTGGGTAAAACCTGGTCTATATTGACAATGGCCTCTGTAGGGATATTTACGGATACCGAAGAAATCAATAAGGATGACATCCTGGCCCAGGGCGGGATTTTATTTATTAAACACTTTAACCCCAGAACAGCTTTTGGCTTTGGTCCGGTCGTGACCAACACTTTTGGTGTACCAATGGTACTCCCCGGAATTTATTTCAACTGGGTTACCCGTGGCAAATACCAGCTTCGTGTTAATTTTCCGGAAGGCATAACATTTGGCATGCAAATGACACCTTCAGTCCGGTTAAACACAGTGGTAGAACTAAGCGGTATGACTGCCGAAAGAAATATTGACAACAGGTCGTTTTTACTGGGCTATCAGCAGATTATTGCGGGCTTACGTCCTGAAGTTAAACTCGGCAGATCGTTAAGTCTTCAACTCACCGGCGGAACAACCCTGGCCAGGTCGTTTTCGACAACCAGTAGAAAACTGAAAGACTTCTTTAAATTCAAGGATGAGGCCGATCCAAGGTTTACCACTACTTTTTACGGATCTGTTGGCCTTAAATGGGACTTCAGTAAAAAATAA
- a CDS encoding LytR/AlgR family response regulator transcription factor, with amino-acid sequence MNLQCLVIDDEPLAREGIIDFCAQLDFLKVAGSCGTALEAAEYIQKGNIDLLFLDINMPYLSGLEFLESMEHAPLTILTTAYSEHALEGYRLQIVDYLLKPIAFKRFYQAALKARQLHLATASVKLPQPVDTFLYIRQGDGFKKISWVDILFIEGMQNYAKLYFKDRELVIHQTMISLEASLPADNFFRIHKSYLINIAHIDSVSGGRVFINGNELPISRNRREELLKEVVYTKLLSR; translated from the coding sequence ATGAACTTACAATGTCTGGTTATTGATGATGAGCCCCTGGCAAGGGAAGGGATCATTGATTTTTGCGCACAACTTGATTTTTTAAAGGTTGCCGGATCCTGTGGCACCGCCCTGGAAGCTGCTGAATATATACAAAAGGGGAATATAGATTTGCTGTTCCTGGATATCAATATGCCATATCTTTCGGGTCTTGAATTTTTGGAGTCTATGGAACATGCACCACTTACGATTTTGACAACGGCCTATTCCGAGCACGCGTTGGAAGGTTACCGCTTACAAATTGTAGATTATTTACTGAAACCAATTGCTTTTAAACGTTTTTATCAGGCAGCTTTAAAAGCCCGGCAACTCCACCTGGCTACAGCAAGCGTTAAATTACCGCAGCCGGTTGATACCTTTTTATACATCCGGCAGGGAGATGGTTTTAAAAAGATCTCCTGGGTTGATATCCTGTTCATTGAGGGGATGCAGAATTATGCAAAGCTATATTTTAAAGACAGGGAGTTGGTTATCCATCAAACCATGATCTCATTGGAAGCATCCTTGCCGGCCGATAACTTTTTCAGGATCCATAAGTCATACCTCATCAATATTGCGCATATCGATTCAGTTTCAGGGGGAAGGGTTTTTATCAATGGAAATGAGCTTCCTATATCCAGGAACCGCAGAGAAGAGCTGTTAAAGGAAGTAGTATATACCAAGCTGCTTAGCCGTTAA
- a CDS encoding sensor histidine kinase: protein MKTFALKKRWLIAGIFWLLLGLTFWSQVMRDYPHLPTLYTVCLIILSSMVCAHLLSDVLLPRAIANGGMRFFVVSFVLVTLFVAFILAGGTVGLYWFFVHGSAYDNAALMRDNGIFWVKLTGTLPLAILINGAACGLTFYREHEKIEKNHALLQQAHLESQLRLLQDQINPHLMFNVLNHIHILMQKNVGLAGTLLIKFSDILRYQLYECNSESVGLEREVKYLKDLVDIEKIRWGGELQVDCCWNVNDGRMQIAPLLLVPFVENAFKHVSRLPSKKGFVNLNLQQLGKELVFVIENSSSAQQPRKHNNHGLGLENVRKRLELLYPASHELNIEKTIELFSVKLNIEL, encoded by the coding sequence ATGAAAACATTTGCACTAAAAAAACGCTGGCTGATTGCTGGTATATTCTGGTTATTGCTGGGACTTACGTTCTGGTCGCAGGTGATGCGCGACTATCCACATTTGCCAACGCTTTATACTGTTTGTCTGATTATATTGAGTTCTATGGTTTGCGCCCATTTGCTTAGCGATGTATTGCTTCCAAGGGCCATAGCAAATGGCGGTATGCGTTTTTTTGTCGTTAGTTTTGTCTTGGTAACGCTGTTTGTGGCATTTATTCTTGCTGGTGGCACGGTGGGGCTTTACTGGTTTTTTGTGCATGGTTCTGCTTACGACAATGCTGCTTTAATGAGGGATAATGGTATATTCTGGGTTAAACTGACAGGTACGCTTCCGCTGGCTATCCTGATTAACGGCGCTGCCTGCGGCCTGACTTTTTACCGTGAACATGAGAAAATTGAAAAGAACCATGCGTTGCTGCAGCAGGCTCACCTGGAATCACAGCTGCGTTTGTTGCAGGATCAGATTAATCCGCACCTGATGTTCAATGTGTTGAACCATATCCATATTCTGATGCAAAAAAATGTGGGCCTGGCTGGCACCTTGCTAATCAAATTTTCTGATATCCTGAGGTACCAGCTATATGAATGCAATAGCGAGTCCGTAGGACTTGAACGCGAAGTTAAATACCTGAAAGATCTGGTAGACATAGAAAAAATACGATGGGGCGGGGAGTTGCAGGTAGATTGCTGCTGGAACGTTAATGATGGACGCATGCAGATAGCACCGCTTTTGCTGGTGCCTTTTGTAGAAAATGCATTTAAGCATGTGTCTCGTCTTCCTTCAAAAAAAGGTTTCGTAAACCTGAATTTACAGCAGCTTGGGAAGGAACTTGTTTTTGTGATAGAAAATTCCAGCTCTGCTCAACAGCCCAGAAAGCACAATAACCATGGTCTGGGATTAGAGAATGTTAGAAAAAGGCTTGAACTTTTGTACCCAGCTTCACATGAGTTGAACATAGAGAAAACAATTGAGTTGTTTAGTGTAAAACTTAACATAGAATTATGA
- a CDS encoding acyl-CoA thioesterase — translation MKNLSLRWSDLDPNFHLRHSSYYDLAAQERIEILHQYGITIGLLQETHIGPVLFKEQCEFRREIHLNSKVHIVTKLLRMRKDGSRWVIRHEFLSDENQLHATIQVEGSWIDTLRRKIARPVPEAILSGLERFPKTEDFEYL, via the coding sequence ATGAAGAACCTCAGCCTAAGGTGGTCAGACCTGGACCCCAATTTTCATCTGCGTCACAGCAGCTATTACGATCTTGCTGCTCAGGAAAGGATAGAGATCCTGCACCAGTATGGCATCACCATTGGTTTGTTGCAGGAAACCCATATCGGGCCTGTCCTTTTTAAAGAGCAATGCGAATTCAGAAGGGAAATCCACCTGAACTCAAAAGTACACATCGTTACCAAATTACTGAGGATGCGCAAAGATGGTTCACGATGGGTCATCAGGCACGAATTCCTTTCAGACGAAAACCAGCTTCACGCCACCATACAGGTTGAAGGCAGTTGGATAGACACCCTCAGGCGGAAAATAGCCAGGCCAGTACCGGAAGCTATTCTTAGCGGATTGGAGCGTTTCCCTAAAACCGAAGACTTCGAATACCTGTAA
- a CDS encoding acyl-CoA thioesterase, whose translation MPDYLFEIELKVRDYECDLQGIVNNAVYQSYLEHARHEYLATKSVSFKELTDKGILLMVSRIEMDFKRSLTSGDRFTVKLRTERQGLKLVFYQDIFRLSDNALCLKAKVDVIGQINGKLNRGDIFDTLNFS comes from the coding sequence ATGCCAGACTATCTTTTTGAAATTGAACTAAAAGTAAGGGATTATGAATGCGATCTGCAAGGTATCGTTAACAATGCCGTCTACCAGTCGTACCTGGAGCATGCCCGGCATGAATACCTGGCTACCAAATCTGTATCGTTTAAAGAACTGACAGACAAAGGTATTTTGCTCATGGTTTCCAGAATAGAAATGGACTTTAAAAGATCCCTTACCAGTGGCGACAGGTTTACTGTAAAACTAAGAACTGAAAGACAGGGATTGAAACTGGTATTTTACCAGGACATTTTCAGGCTTTCCGACAATGCCCTATGCCTGAAAGCAAAAGTCGATGTGATTGGCCAGATCAATGGTAAGTTAAACAGGGGCGATATTTTTGACACGCTTAATTTCAGCTAA
- a CDS encoding VOC family protein, producing MPGETRKKAFLFAIYEELKAKGVEFIKPPSKESDGTEALFKDDSGNYFSLKPLNNFDHKNNV from the coding sequence TTGCCGGGAGAAACGAGAAAAAAAGCATTTTTATTTGCCATCTATGAAGAGTTGAAAGCCAAAGGTGTCGAATTTATAAAGCCCCCGTCCAAAGAGTCCGATGGAACAGAAGCATTGTTTAAAGATGATTCTGGAAATTATTTTTCCTTAAAACCCTTAAACAACTTCGACCATAAAAACAATGTTTGA